DNA sequence from the Amycolatopsis sp. Hca4 genome:
GGCGCGTTCGTCGGTGCGGATGCGGGCCTTGCGCTCGTCGGAGAGGTCCCGGACCAGCCGCAGCCAGAACGGCACGGTCAGCACGGCGACCCCGATGAGCGTCGCGACGACGGCGATCAGCGCGAACTGGACCTGGTCGAGGGTACCGCTGCGCAGCACGACGACGGTGATGCCGGTGATCACCAGCGCCACCCCGGCGACGATCCGGATGGCGGCCGACCAGCCGCCCCCGCCGAGGAACGCTCCCGCGAAGCCGTCCTTCGCACCGACCCGCCACCGGCGCCGCTGCGACTCGTCCGCCTCCCGCCAGACAACGGCGAGCCCGAGCATCGCCACGGCGAGCGGCACGGCGACCCAGCCGCTGATGAACCCGGTGAGCGTCCCGCTGGCGACGGCGAGGCCGACGCCGAGCGCGATCAGGCCGAACGCCTGCTGCCGTTCCTTCGGGGTCGGCGTTTCGGAGCCTTCTTCGGTCTGCTGCTGGACGAAGACCCAGAGGAGACCGTAGGCGAGCAGCCCGGCACCGTTGAGCGCGGCCAGGAGGGCGAACGCGGTCCGCACCCAGACGACCGGAACGCCGAGGTGATCGGCCAGCCCCCCGGCCACCCCGGCAATGGCCCGCCCGGACCGGCGCCGGAACATCTTCGGCCGGGTGGGGTCGGCGGGCGTGATCGCCTGCTCGGCGGTGACGTGGTCGAGGGACTCCTGCACGCCGTCCATGGTCACACGCAGGGGTGTCCGGTTCCATCCGGGAAACCCCTGATCCGATCAGCCAGGGGAAACCTCAGGGACCATCCCGGATGTCCCGCCACCGCGGGTGCCGCATGCTTCTCGGTATGAGTGGTGCGAGCGAGAAGCCGGGGGTCCTGAACGGCTTCGAGGAGACCGTCAAGGACTTCTGGGTCAGCCGGCCCCGGCGGCCGCACGCCGGGCGGAAACTGGCGGGGGTGGCCGCGGCCATCGGGTACCGGTACGGGATCGATCCCGTCGTCGTGCGGGTTGCGCTGGTCGTCACGACCGTCTTCGGCGGGTTCGGCGTTCCCTTCTACCTGCTGGGGTGGCTGTTCCTGCCCGGCGAGAGCGACGAGGTCTCCGGCTTCGAAAGCCTCATCGGGCGCGGCCGGTCGTCGGTTTCGCCAGCGTTCGCCGTGGTGCTCATGGTCCTCACCGTCGTCAGCGCCGGTGGCTCGATCACCGGGTCGTGGTTCGACGGCGGCGGGCTGATCAGCTGCGCGCTCATCGCCGCCGCCCTCTACCTGCTGCACCGCGCCCGCGGCCACGAGAACCGGCCCGCGCCGGTCGCCGCGCGGACGTCCTACCCGGCCTTCACCGGAAACGGAGCCTTCACCATGACCGACACCGCCGAGGCGCCGTCGCCGGCCCGGGGCTGGGATCCCCTCGCCGCCGACCCGGCCGGCTGGGACCTGCCCGACGCGCCGCCGCCTCCGGAGCCGCAACCGACCCCGCCGCCGCGGGCGTCACACCACCACGGGGTGCAGCGGGGCCCGCGGTCGAAGGTCGGCTCGGCCACGTTCGCCCTCGCCGTGGTGACCGCCGGGGCCGGCGTGCTCGCCGGTCTCAACGGCGCCACCTGGTTCGACGCGCAGCACATCGTCGGCCTGGTGCTCGGCGTGGTCGGCATCGGACTGGTGGCCGGCGCGTTCGCCCGCGGCGGCCGCGGCCTGATCGGGCTGGCGATTCCGCTGGCCATCGTCGGGCTGGTGCTGACGACGGCGCCGTTCAAGGACTTCGACGTCCGCGGCGGCCTCGGCGACCTCAAGCCGACCCCGCACTCGCCGGCCGAGCTGCAGGCGGTCTACCAGCACGCGGCCGGCGACATCCGGCTCGACCTGACCGAGCTGCCCGAAGGGGCGCCGTACGCGACGGCCGTGTCCAACGGCGCGGGCGACACCACGGTCATCGTGCCGTCGAACGCCGACGTCACCTTCGACTGCCACACCGGCGCGGGCGAGACGTCGTGCTTCGGCCGCTCGAGCGACGGCGTCGGCGAACCCGCGCTGGTCGGCACCGACAACGGCCCGGACGGGCCCGGCGGCCAGAAAATCACCCTGAAGGTTTCGAACAACGTGGGCAACGTGGAGGTGCGGCGTGACTGAGCAGAACCCCTACGCCTACGACGAACCGGCCGACAGCCGGCCGGCCAAGCGCGGCGTGGACGTCTTCACCCTGATCATGGGGGTCGCGACGCTGCTGGTGTCGGCGTACGTCCTCTCGGACGGCGCGAGCTGGCTGCCCTCGTTCGACTTCCGCTGGGTGATCGCCGGCGGTGCGGTGTTCGTGGGGCTGCTGCTGCTCACCGCGTCGTTCGGCGGCAAGCGGCGCCGCTGACCCCCGGAAACCCTCGAGGCCCCGGATCCCACGCCGGGGCCTCGAGCCTTGTCCACCGGGAGGTCACTCCCACTCGATGGTGCCCGGCGGCTTGGACGTCACGTCCAGCACCACCCGGTTGACCTCCGCGACCTCGTTCGTGATGCGCGTGGAGATCCGCTCCAGGACGTCGTAGGGCAGGCGGGTCCAGTCCGCGGTCATCGCGTCCTCCGACGACACCGGCCGCAGCACCACCGGGTGCCCGTAGGTCCGGCCGTCGCCCTGGACGCCGACGCTGCGGACGTCGGCCAGCAGCACCACCGGGCACTGCCAGATGCTGCGGTCCAGGCCGGCCGCCGTCAGCTCCTCACGCGCGATCAGGTCGGCCGCGCGGAGGGTGTCGAGACGCTCCTGGTCGACCGCGCCGATGATCCGGATGCCCAGGCCGGGGCCGGGGAACGGCTGGCGCTGGACGATCGTCTCGGGCAGGCCCAGTTCCAGGCCGACCCGGCGGACCTCGTCCTTGAACAGCAGCCGCAGCGGCTCGACCAGCTCGAACTCGAGGTCGTCCGGCAGGCCGCCGACGTTGTGGTGGCTCTTGATGTTGGCCGTGCCCTCGCCGCCGCCGGACTCGACGACGTCCGGGTAGAGCGTCCCCTGGACCAGGAACTTGTAGTCGCCCTGGGCCTTGAGGTCGCGCTCGGCCTGCTCGAACACGCGGATGAACTCGCGGCCGATGATCTTGCGCTTCTGCTCCGGGTCGGTGACGCCGGCCAGCGCGTCGAGGAACCGCTCGCGCGCGTCGACGGTCACCAGGTTGACGCCGGTGGCGGAGACGAAGTCCTGCTCGACCTGGGTGCGCTCCCCCGCGCGCAGCAGGCCGTGGTCGACGAACACGCAGGTCAGCCGGTCGCCGATGGCCCGCTGGACCAGTGCGGCCGCCACGGCCGAGTCGACGCCGCCGGACAGGCCGCAGATGGCCCGGCCGTCGCCGATCTGCTCGCTGATCCGCTTGACCTGCTCTTCGACGATCGACGACGTCGTCCACTGCGGCTCGATCCCGGCGATGTCGCGCAGGAACCGGCGCAGCACCTCCTGGCCGTGCGGCGAGTGCGCGACCTCCGGGTGGTACTGCACGCCGGCGAAGCGACGCTCGACGTCCTCGAAGCCGGCGACCGCGGCGCCGTCGGAAGAGGCGGTGACGACCGCACCCTCCGGGGCCTTGGTGACGCTGTCGTTGTGGCTCATCCAGGCGGGCTGGTGCGCGGGCAGGCCGGCGTGCAGGACACCGCCGTCGCCGGTGACGCGGACCTCGGTGCGGCCGAACTCGCGCACGCCGGTCGGCTCGACGACCCCGCCGAGCGCGCTGGCCAGCAGCTGGTGGCCGTAGCAGATGCCGAACATCGGCACGCCGGCTTCGGTGAGCTTCGGGTCCATGCCCGGCGCGCCTTCGGCGTACACGCTCGAAGGGCCACCGGAAAGGATGATGGCCGCGGGGTTCTTCGCGAGGATCTCTTCGGTGGACGCGCTGTGCGGCACGACCTCCGAGTAGATCTGTGCCTCGCGGACGCGCCGGGCGATCAGCTGCGCGTACTGCGCCCCGAAGTCCACGACGAGAACCGGACCGGTGGGGTTGGGCACCTGGCGACCTCCTGGCAACGGTGGGTTTCGGTCTCCATCGTCCCAGGTGGGCCGGGTCACGCCGGATTCAGGGCCGGTGCTGTCCTCGACCGGGCCTACGGTGCCCGGTATGGCCGTGAACTGGACCGAGGAACTGACCGACCAGCTCGACTTCCACTGGAAGGTGCACACGCGCCCGAAGCTCGGAGGGCTCACCGACGAGGAGTACCTCTGGGAGCCGGTCCCGGGCTGCTGGACGGTGCGGCCGCGGAAGTCGGCCGACGAGCCCGGCTCGGGTCCGTTCACGATCGACTGGGCCTACCCCGAACCGAGCCCGCCGCCGGTCACGACGATCGCCTGGCGGCTCGGCCACCTCCTGGTCGGCGTGCTCGGCGCGCGGATCGGGTCGCACTTCGGCGGGGCGCCGATCGGCTACGACGACTACCCGTACCCGGGGACGGCCGCCGAAGCGCTTTCCGAGCTCGACGAGCTGTACGCGCAGTGGGTGGCCGGGGTGCGGTCACTCGACGACGAAGCGCTGGCGCGGCCGTGCGGCCCGGCGGAGGGCCCGTACGCCAAGTACCCGATGGCGACGCTGGTGCTGCACATCCACCGCGAGATGATCCACCACTGCGCCGAGGTGCTGCTGCTGCGCGACCTGTACCGGAGCCGGTAGCCGCGAAGGGGCCACGAAGTGCGGTGGCCGCGGGCATGGACGAAAATCCGGAGGCGCCACCGAAGTCGCACCCCGACGTTTGTCACGACCCGCCCAGGGAAGGCCCCCAGCATGCGAGCGACAGTCATCTACGGTGCCGGAGACGTGCGGGTCGAGACCGTCCCGGACCCGAAGCTGGTCGAGCCGACCGACGTCATCCTGCGGGTGGTGCGGTCCTGCATCTGCGGCAGTGACCTCTGGCCCTACGCCGACATGGCGCCGAGCGAACACGGCCGCCGGATCGGGCACGAGTTCCTCGGGATCGTCGAGGAGACCGGCGCCGACGTCACCACCGTCAAGAAGGGCGACCTCGCCATCGCGCCCTTCGTCTGGTCGGACAACACCTGCGTGTTCTGCCGCGAAGGCCTGCAGACGTCCTGCCTGCACGGCGGGTTCTGGGGCGCGAAGGGCGTCGACGGCGGGCAAGGCGAGGCGGTGCGCGTGCCGCAGGCCGACGGCACCCTCGTACCGGTGCCGCACACCGACGACGACGCGCTGCTGGCGTCGCTGCTCACGCTGTCGGACGTCTTCCCGACCGGCCACCACGCCGCGACGAAGGCGCGCGTGACGAGGGGCCAGAACGTCACCGTGATCGGCGACGGCGCCGTGGGCCTCTCCGCCGTCCTCGCCGCGAAGCGCCTCGGCGCCGAGCGGATCGTCCTCATGGGACGCCACCGGGCGCGGACCGACCTCGGCCGGGAGTTCGGCGCGACCGACGTCGTGGCCGAGCGCGGCGAGGAGGGCATCGAGAAGGTGCGGGAGCTGACCGGCGGCGAAGGCACCCACGCCGTCCTGGAGTGCGTCGGCACGAAGGCCGCGTTCGAGATGGCCATCGGCGCCGTGCGTCCCGGCGGCGCGGTCAGCCGCGTCGGCGTCCCGCAGTACGAGGAGGGCCCGATCGGCCCGGCGGTGTTCCGGCGCAACGTCACCGTCACCGGCGGCGTCGCCCCGGCCCGGCACTACATCCCCGAGCTGCTGCCGGACGTCCTCGAGGGCCGGTACCAGCCCGGCAGGGTCTTCGACCGCACCACCGACGTCGAGGGCGTGCCGGACGGCTACCGCGCGATGGCGGACCGCGAAGCGCTGAAGGTGCTCATCAAGCCATGACCCGTCCGGGTGGGGGTCATCCGAACGGGACCCCGCCCGCATTACGTTGGTACGCATGGACATGATCACCCCCGAGCCGCGCCCGGCCTGGATCGCCGGCCGCCCCGAAGCGGGCGCCACCACCCTCGTCGTGCACCACCCGTACGACGGCAGCGAGGTCGCCACGGTCGCCGTGCCCGGGCCGGACCAGGTCGAACGCGCGGTCGCGGCCGCGGTGTCGGTCGCCCGCGAGCTCCGCGGCACGCCGGCGCACGTCCGGGCGGGCGCGCTCGAGCACGTCTCCCGCGGGCTCGCCGCGCGCGCCGACGAGATCGCCGAGGTGATCACCGCCGAGAACGGCAAACCGCTCAAGTGGGCCGAAGCCGAGGTCAAGCGCGCGGTGTCGGTGTTCCGGATCGCCGCCGAGGAGGCCCGCCGCTTCACCGGTGACGTCCAGCGGCTCGACACCGACCCGGCGGGCGAGGCGCGGCTGGCGCTGACCCGCCGCGTCCCGCGCGGGCCGGTGCTCGGCATCGCGCCGTTCAACTTCCCGCTCAACCTGGTGGCGCACAAGGTGGCGCCGTCACTGGCGATCGGGGCGCCGATCATCGTCAAGCCGGCCCCGCGGACGCCGTTGTCGGCGCTGATCCTCGGCGAGCTCCTGGCCGAGACGGACCTGCCGGAAGGCGCGTTTTCCGTGCTGCCACTGGGAAACGAACAGACGCAGGCACTCGTCGCCGACCCGCGGCTGCCGGTCGTGTCGTTCACGGGGTCCGGCCCGGTCGGCTGGTCGCTGAAGGACGCCGCGCCGCGCAAGCACGTCGTGCTCGAGCTCGGCGGCAACGCGGCCGCCGTCGTGCTGCGCGACTGGCCCGATCCCGAAGGCGCCGCGCACCGGATCGCCACCTTCGGCAACTACCAGGCCGGCCAGTCCTGCATCGCGGTGCAGCGGGTGATCGTCGACGCCGCCGTGGCCGAGGAGTTCGTGCCCGCACTGGTGGAAGCCGTCGAGGCGCAGCGGACCGGCGACCCCTACGACCGCAACACCGACGTCGGCCCGGTGGTCGACGAAGCCGCCGCCGAGCGGATCGTGGCGTGGATCGACGAAGCCGTCGCCGCGGGCGCGAAGGTGCTCACCGGCGGCACCCGCGACGGCGCGACGGTCGCCCCGACGCTGCTCACCGACGTCCCGCCGGACACGAAGGCGTGGCGCGAGGAGATCTTCGGCCCGGTGCTCGCGGTGTCCGTTGTGGACGGTGTGGACGCGGCCTTCCGCTCGGTGAACGAATCGGCGTACGGCCTGCAGGCGGGCGTCTTCACCACCGACGTCCAGCTGGCGTTCCACGCGTCGGCCGAACTGGAGGTCGGCGGCGTGATCATCGGTGACGTCCCGTCCTACCGCGCCGACCAGATGCCCTACGGCGGCGTGAAGGGCTCCGGCGTCGGCCGCGAAGGCGTCCTCGCCGCGATGCACGACCTGACCGAGGAGCGCGTCACCGTCTTCACCGGCATCGACCTCTAGCTGACGACGCCCTGCCCGAACCGGAAGACGTTGAGCGGGTCGTACTTCTTCGCGACGTCCTGCAGCCGCTTGGCGTTGTCGCCGTAGTAGGCGGTCTTCCAGTCGGGCAGGGCCGGGTCGATGTAGTTGACGTACCCGCCGCCCGCGCCGGCGGCGGCGAGCCCGGCCACGACCTCGCCGACCGACTGCGTGACCTTCGCCCGGGTCTTCGCCGTCGCCGGCGCGTAGACCTGCACACTCGCCAGCGCGTCGCGGTGCCAGAACGCGGTGGCGTCCTTGGCCGGGCCGGCCACCGCGCCGCCGAGGCCGTCGACGAGCAGGTCCGTGCCCGCGCGGCCTTCGGCGACCGCGGCGAACTTCGCGGCGTCGACCGGTGCGGTGATCATCCGCGAGGAGGCGACGAACGACTGGCGGTTCGAGCTGCCCTCGAAGTACTTCATGGCGCCGAGGTAGTCCAGGGTCCGCACCACGCGCTGGGTCGGCCGGGCGCCCGCGTTGGTGGTCAGGTTGTTGAGCAGCGTGTTCAGCCCGGCGGTGTCCCCGACGTAGCAGCCGCCGACGCGGCACTGCACCGGCGACCCACCCGAGAGCACCAGGTTCGACCAGAGTTCCGGCGGCATCGCGGCGACCCACTGCTGCCACGCGGCGAGCACGTCGGCGCCGGATCCGGCCGGGAAGTGCAGCGAGAACACCGTCAGCTGCGGCGGCGCCGGATCGGTGTCGAAGGTGAACTCGGTGACGATGCCGAAGTTGCCGCCGCCCCCGCCGCGCAGAGCCCAGAACAGGTCCGGTTCGGAGCCGGCGGAAGCGGTGACGGTGCGGCCGTCGGCCACGACGACCTGGGCGGAACTCAGGTGGTCGCAGGTCAGGCCGTACTTGCGGGCGAGCACGCCGATGCCGCCGCCGAGGGTCAGGCCGGCGATCCCGACCGTCGGGCAGGACCCGGCCGGCAGCGCGCGCCCGGCCCGCGCGAGGGCGGCGTAGACGTCCTTCAGCTTCGCGCCGGCGCCGATCACGGCCTTGCCGCCCTGGACGTCGATCTTGTTCAGCGCGGCCACGTCGACGACCAGGCCGCCCTGGGGCACCGAGTAGCCGGCGTAGCTGTGGCCGCCGCTGCGTGCGGCGATGGTGACGCGCCCGGCGGCCGCCTTGACGCAAGCCTGGACGTCCTGGACGGTGGCCGCGGTGGCGACGGCGACCGGGTTGTTGCCGTCGAAGAGCTGGTTGAAGCCGTGCTTGGCGGTGTCGTAGCCGTCGGTGCCCGGGCGCAGCAGGCTGCCGGTCAGCTGGCTGCGCAGGTCGTCCCAGTTCGGCGGGCCGGTGGGCAGCCTGCTGGCCGGCGGCGTGGAGGTCGCGGGCGCCGGGGCGGTCGAGGCGACCGGGGCCGCGGGCTTCTCCGGGCCGCACGCGGCGGCGACGGCGCCGGCGGCCGAGACGCCCGCGATGCGCAGGAACGCCCTCCGGCCGACGCCGGGCCGCCCCTGGTCGTGCTCACTGTCCACAGCGGACTCCTCGGTGCCGGGGAGGCCCAGTGTAGAGCGGGCGCAAGGAGGTCACCGGGTGGAGCGGACCGATCACGCCCAGGCCGGGATCCGCGGCACGGCCCCATCGAGGGCGGCGCCGTCCGAGCGCCCGCTGAGCCAGGCCAGCAGCGCCCCGGCCGACCCGCGCACGGTCGCCTTCGGGGTGGCGCCCATGGTCCAGGTGAACCCGTCGGCGGCCAGGTGGAGGGCGGGCAGGTGCGCCCCGCGCGAGGTGATGGCGTGCTGCACGACGTCCTCGGTGAGCGGGCCGAGCAGCCCGAGCACCCGGTCGAGGTCGTAACCGCGATCGAGGTCGGCGAGGTGGATGGTGAGTTCGGACAGCCGCATCCGCGCGACGACGGTCCCGGTGACGGGAGCACCCTGCCGGTTCCGGGCTTCGCGCGCCCAGGCGTCATCCGGCATCGAGGCGGCGTACTGCTCGAACCGCCCGGCCGAGGCGACGAAGTCGGCGAGCAACTCACCGGCGGCCTGCTGGGAGCTGGTTTCGATGTCCTTGTCGCGGGCTTCGGGACTCGGGTACATCGGGGTCTCGACGCCGGTGTTCGCCCAGGTGAGGAGGTTCTGGAGGCCATCGGCGTTGCGCGCGAGGTGCGCGAGGACGTGGGCCCGCGACCAGCCGGGCAACGCGCTGGGAGCGCGCAGCTCGGGCTCGCCGAGGCCGCCGATGACCCGGGCCCATTCGTCGTCGAGCTTGCGGATGCCTGCGAGCAGAGCGTGTGCCTTCTCGGATGCCGTCACGGCGCTGAGTCTAGGACCGTCGCAAGGCCGCCGGGGCGTCCGCGGGGACCGCCGGGTTCTTCGGTGCGATCGGCTCCAACCGCACGTAAGGCGCGTCCTGCGAAGGCCGCAGGTCCTCCTCGCCCTTGTTCGGCCAGAGGGAGAACGCGCGCTCCGCCTGGGCCGTGATCGTCAGCGATGGGTTCACGCCCAGGTTGGCCGTGATCGCCGCGCCGTCCACCACCGACAAACCCGGGTAGCCGAACACGCGGTGGTACGGGTCGATCACGCCCTCCTCCGCCGTGGCGCCGATCGGGACGCCGCCGATGAAGTGGGCCGTCAGGGGGATGTCGAAGATCTCGCCCCACGTTCCGCCCGCGATGCCGCCGATGTGGTCGGCCGTGCGCTCGTTCGCCTCGTGGCCGGCCGGGATGAAGCTCGGGTTCGGCTCTCCGTGGCCCTGCTTCGACGTGTACTTGCGGCGTCCGAACAGCCCGCGGCGGGTGTACGTCGTGATCGAGTTGTCCAGGCTCTGCATCACGAGCAGGATCACCGTGCGCTCGCTCCAGCGGTAGCCGTTGAGCAGCTTCGCCGCCTGCACCGGGTGCTTGAGCATGAACGTGACCGCCTGCCGCCAGCGCGGCACCGGCGAGGCGCCGTCGGTCGCGATCGTCTGCAGCAGGCTCATCGCGTTGCTGCCCTTGCCGTAGCGCACCGGCTCGATGTGGGTGTTCTCGTCCGGGTGGATCGACGACGTGATCGCGACGCCGCGGCTGAAGTTCCGGCTCTCGTCGACCTCGGTCCGGGCCGCGCCGATGATCGCCTCGGAGTTCGTGCGGGTGAGCTCGCCGAGCCTGCGGGACAACCGCGGCAGCGTGCCCGTGTCCTTCAGCTTGTGCAGCAGGTTCTGGGTGCCCCACGTCCCCGCGGCGAAGACCACCTTCTCGGCCGTGATCGTCGTCCGGAAGCGGCGGGACGTCGTCCCCGTCTTCTTCAACGAGACCTCGTAACCGCCGTCGATCGGCCGCACCGAAGTCACCGTGGTCAGCGGGATGACGTGGGCGCCGTCCTGCTCCGCCAGGTACAGGTAGTTCTTGACCAGCGTGTTCTTCGCCCCGACGCGGCAGCCGGTCATGCACGAGCCGCACTCGGTGCAGCCCACGCGCTGGGGGCCGGCGCCGCCGAAGTACGGGTCCGCGACCCGCTCCCCCGGCTTGCCGAAGTACACCCCGACCGGCGTCGGGTGGAACGAATCCGCGACCCCCATGTCCTTCGCGACCTCGCGCATCACGACGTCCGACGGTGTGATCGTCGGGTTCGTGACCACGCCCAGCATCCGGCTCGCCTGGTCGTAGTGCGGGGCGAGCTCGGCCTCCCAGTCGGTGATGTGCGCCCACTGCCGGTCGCGGTAGAACGGCTTGAGCGGCCGGTACAGCGTGTTCGCGTAGACCAGCGAACCACCGCCGACGCCGGCGCCGGCCAGCACCATCACGTCGTTGAGCATGTGGATGCGCTGGATCCCGTAGCAGCCGACCTGCGGCGCCCACAGGTAGCGCTTGAGGTCCCACGAGGTCTTCGCGAACTCGTCGTCGGCGAACCGCCGGCCCGCCTCGACGACGGCTACCCGGTAGCCCTTTTCGGTGAGCCGCAGCGCCGCGACGCTGCCGCCG
Encoded proteins:
- a CDS encoding FAD-binding oxidoreductase → MDSEHDQGRPGVGRRAFLRIAGVSAAGAVAAACGPEKPAAPVASTAPAPATSTPPASRLPTGPPNWDDLRSQLTGSLLRPGTDGYDTAKHGFNQLFDGNNPVAVATAATVQDVQACVKAAAGRVTIAARSGGHSYAGYSVPQGGLVVDVAALNKIDVQGGKAVIGAGAKLKDVYAALARAGRALPAGSCPTVGIAGLTLGGGIGVLARKYGLTCDHLSSAQVVVADGRTVTASAGSEPDLFWALRGGGGGNFGIVTEFTFDTDPAPPQLTVFSLHFPAGSGADVLAAWQQWVAAMPPELWSNLVLSGGSPVQCRVGGCYVGDTAGLNTLLNNLTTNAGARPTQRVVRTLDYLGAMKYFEGSSNRQSFVASSRMITAPVDAAKFAAVAEGRAGTDLLVDGLGGAVAGPAKDATAFWHRDALASVQVYAPATAKTRAKVTQSVGEVVAGLAAAGAGGGYVNYIDPALPDWKTAYYGDNAKRLQDVAKKYDPLNVFRFGQGVVS
- a CDS encoding aldehyde dehydrogenase family protein: MDMITPEPRPAWIAGRPEAGATTLVVHHPYDGSEVATVAVPGPDQVERAVAAAVSVARELRGTPAHVRAGALEHVSRGLAARADEIAEVITAENGKPLKWAEAEVKRAVSVFRIAAEEARRFTGDVQRLDTDPAGEARLALTRRVPRGPVLGIAPFNFPLNLVAHKVAPSLAIGAPIIVKPAPRTPLSALILGELLAETDLPEGAFSVLPLGNEQTQALVADPRLPVVSFTGSGPVGWSLKDAAPRKHVVLELGGNAAAVVLRDWPDPEGAAHRIATFGNYQAGQSCIAVQRVIVDAAVAEEFVPALVEAVEAQRTGDPYDRNTDVGPVVDEAAAERIVAWIDEAVAAGAKVLTGGTRDGATVAPTLLTDVPPDTKAWREEIFGPVLAVSVVDGVDAAFRSVNESAYGLQAGVFTTDVQLAFHASAELEVGGVIIGDVPSYRADQMPYGGVKGSGVGREGVLAAMHDLTEERVTVFTGIDL
- the guaA gene encoding glutamine-hydrolyzing GMP synthase, with amino-acid sequence MPNPTGPVLVVDFGAQYAQLIARRVREAQIYSEVVPHSASTEEILAKNPAAIILSGGPSSVYAEGAPGMDPKLTEAGVPMFGICYGHQLLASALGGVVEPTGVREFGRTEVRVTGDGGVLHAGLPAHQPAWMSHNDSVTKAPEGAVVTASSDGAAVAGFEDVERRFAGVQYHPEVAHSPHGQEVLRRFLRDIAGIEPQWTTSSIVEEQVKRISEQIGDGRAICGLSGGVDSAVAAALVQRAIGDRLTCVFVDHGLLRAGERTQVEQDFVSATGVNLVTVDARERFLDALAGVTDPEQKRKIIGREFIRVFEQAERDLKAQGDYKFLVQGTLYPDVVESGGGEGTANIKSHHNVGGLPDDLEFELVEPLRLLFKDEVRRVGLELGLPETIVQRQPFPGPGLGIRIIGAVDQERLDTLRAADLIAREELTAAGLDRSIWQCPVVLLADVRSVGVQGDGRTYGHPVVLRPVSSEDAMTADWTRLPYDVLERISTRITNEVAEVNRVVLDVTSKPPGTIEWE
- a CDS encoding DinB family protein translates to MAVNWTEELTDQLDFHWKVHTRPKLGGLTDEEYLWEPVPGCWTVRPRKSADEPGSGPFTIDWAYPEPSPPPVTTIAWRLGHLLVGVLGARIGSHFGGAPIGYDDYPYPGTAAEALSELDELYAQWVAGVRSLDDEALARPCGPAEGPYAKYPMATLVLHIHREMIHHCAEVLLLRDLYRSR
- a CDS encoding maleylpyruvate isomerase family mycothiol-dependent enzyme; this translates as MTASEKAHALLAGIRKLDDEWARVIGGLGEPELRAPSALPGWSRAHVLAHLARNADGLQNLLTWANTGVETPMYPSPEARDKDIETSSQQAAGELLADFVASAGRFEQYAASMPDDAWAREARNRQGAPVTGTVVARMRLSELTIHLADLDRGYDLDRVLGLLGPLTEDVVQHAITSRGAHLPALHLAADGFTWTMGATPKATVRGSAGALLAWLSGRSDGAALDGAVPRIPAWA
- a CDS encoding PspC domain-containing protein; amino-acid sequence: MSGASEKPGVLNGFEETVKDFWVSRPRRPHAGRKLAGVAAAIGYRYGIDPVVVRVALVVTTVFGGFGVPFYLLGWLFLPGESDEVSGFESLIGRGRSSVSPAFAVVLMVLTVVSAGGSITGSWFDGGGLISCALIAAALYLLHRARGHENRPAPVAARTSYPAFTGNGAFTMTDTAEAPSPARGWDPLAADPAGWDLPDAPPPPEPQPTPPPRASHHHGVQRGPRSKVGSATFALAVVTAGAGVLAGLNGATWFDAQHIVGLVLGVVGIGLVAGAFARGGRGLIGLAIPLAIVGLVLTTAPFKDFDVRGGLGDLKPTPHSPAELQAVYQHAAGDIRLDLTELPEGAPYATAVSNGAGDTTVIVPSNADVTFDCHTGAGETSCFGRSSDGVGEPALVGTDNGPDGPGGQKITLKVSNNVGNVEVRRD
- a CDS encoding alcohol dehydrogenase catalytic domain-containing protein, coding for MRATVIYGAGDVRVETVPDPKLVEPTDVILRVVRSCICGSDLWPYADMAPSEHGRRIGHEFLGIVEETGADVTTVKKGDLAIAPFVWSDNTCVFCREGLQTSCLHGGFWGAKGVDGGQGEAVRVPQADGTLVPVPHTDDDALLASLLTLSDVFPTGHHAATKARVTRGQNVTVIGDGAVGLSAVLAAKRLGAERIVLMGRHRARTDLGREFGATDVVAERGEEGIEKVRELTGGEGTHAVLECVGTKAAFEMAIGAVRPGGAVSRVGVPQYEEGPIGPAVFRRNVTVTGGVAPARHYIPELLPDVLEGRYQPGRVFDRTTDVEGVPDGYRAMADREALKVLIKP
- a CDS encoding GMC family oxidoreductase yields the protein MTASNTTTSAGGPDYDVVVVGSGFGGSVAALRLTEKGYRVAVVEAGRRFADDEFAKTSWDLKRYLWAPQVGCYGIQRIHMLNDVMVLAGAGVGGGSLVYANTLYRPLKPFYRDRQWAHITDWEAELAPHYDQASRMLGVVTNPTITPSDVVMREVAKDMGVADSFHPTPVGVYFGKPGERVADPYFGGAGPQRVGCTECGSCMTGCRVGAKNTLVKNYLYLAEQDGAHVIPLTTVTSVRPIDGGYEVSLKKTGTTSRRFRTTITAEKVVFAAGTWGTQNLLHKLKDTGTLPRLSRRLGELTRTNSEAIIGAARTEVDESRNFSRGVAITSSIHPDENTHIEPVRYGKGSNAMSLLQTIATDGASPVPRWRQAVTFMLKHPVQAAKLLNGYRWSERTVILLVMQSLDNSITTYTRRGLFGRRKYTSKQGHGEPNPSFIPAGHEANERTADHIGGIAGGTWGEIFDIPLTAHFIGGVPIGATAEEGVIDPYHRVFGYPGLSVVDGAAITANLGVNPSLTITAQAERAFSLWPNKGEEDLRPSQDAPYVRLEPIAPKNPAVPADAPAALRRS
- a CDS encoding ATP-binding protein, translated to MTMDGVQESLDHVTAEQAITPADPTRPKMFRRRSGRAIAGVAGGLADHLGVPVVWVRTAFALLAALNGAGLLAYGLLWVFVQQQTEEGSETPTPKERQQAFGLIALGVGLAVASGTLTGFISGWVAVPLAVAMLGLAVVWREADESQRRRWRVGAKDGFAGAFLGGGGWSAAIRIVAGVALVITGITVVVLRSGTLDQVQFALIAVVATLIGVAVLTVPFWLRLVRDLSDERKARIRTDERAEIAAHLHDSVLQTLALIQKQSEQPREVARLARSQERELRGWLYGAGGYGKPAEAVEETTGQLSEALATACGEVEDTFAISVGQVVVGDAELDESLVALVQAAREAIVNAAKHAGVEEVSVYAEVEPTSVTVFVRDRGKGFDPDLVPDDRHGLADSIRGRMTRHGGTCKVRTAPGEGTEVQLAMPVKAGKGAA